A genomic segment from Lates calcarifer isolate ASB-BC8 linkage group LG13, TLL_Latcal_v3, whole genome shotgun sequence encodes:
- the LOC108878238 gene encoding dual specificity protein phosphatase 26 encodes MSYTSKLPASWNDKPPPRKVEIDLSSPGLAVFELERLLFTGKAIISHADEVWPRLYVGDQHSAENVADLYKHRITHILNAAHSKRRGQPDIYENMRITYMGIEAHDSCGFDMSVNFQAAADFIHRALSRGGKVLVHCHVGVSRSATLVLAYLMLKQNLTLVEAICAVKDNRGVIPNRGFLRQLIKLDGELFGTHH; translated from the exons atgtcataTACATCTAAACTTCCTGCATCCTGGAATGACAAACCTCCTCCTCGGAAAGTGGAGATTGACCTGAGTTCACCTGGTCTCGCAGTGTTTGAGTTGGAGAGACTCTTGTTTACTGGCAAAGCCATCATCAGCCATGCAGATGAAGTGTGGCCTAGACTTTATGTTGGTGACCA ACACAGTGCAGAGAATGTGGCTGATCTGTACAAACATCGAATCACACACATCCTGAATGCAGCTCACAGCAAACGCAGAGGACAGCCCGATATCTATGAGAACATGAGGATCACCTACATGGGTATAGAGGCTCATGACTCCTGTGGCTTTGACATGAGTGTCAACTTCCAGGCAGCGGCAGACTTTATCCATAGGGCTCTCAGCAGAGGAG GCAAAGTGTTGGTGCATTGTCATGTAGGGGTGAGCCGCTCTGCCACCCTGGTCCTGGCTTACCTGATGCTGAAGCAGAATCTGACCCTTGTGGAGGCTATATGTGCCGTGAAAGATAACCGTGGTGTAATCCCTAACAGAGGCTTCCTCAGACAGCTCATCAAACTAGATGGAGAGCTGTTCGGCACACATCACTGA
- the bag4 gene encoding BAG family molecular chaperone regulator 4, translated as MHHHQMQSDLKSGWPSTCNSGTNNANWNNTMDAPQYPGYPSHYWYPQSHSTGHYANTYPSGSDVQPQYNPQVMPGGYPNGHGVYSPAQSQYSTSGFHPSNPFYCADPQRPAPGPYPNQGCPAEQSSGPSSQPHSQHQHHHYPGPHCQGAPGYPPGPYPHYNEGGHAMPPNPPYPSGQSLHPNPQADAWAHSGAYAPSQQQWQPGQQPPQSHYGNPVRPPHPPAWPGTGTGAPPPYQPKDQQHQRAPQVGPKPRPTPSPNPPNGKPAEISSPPQMYNKTGRGEPNPSQGEPPPSAPAQAPGPAPGQVGPQPLSDNPGLAKVQQVMARVLLLQEDVDEFVGKKTDKSYRCLEELLTKELLELDSVETQGQENVRQARKEAVQRIQAILDQLEKKAF; from the exons ATGCATCATCATCAAATGCAGTCAGATCTGAAGTCTGGCTGGCCCTCGACTTGTAACTCGGGAACTAATAACGCGAACTGGAATAACACAATG GACGCTCCTCAGTATCCAGGCTACCCTTCACACTACTGGTATCCTCAGTCTCATTCCACAGGGCACTATGCAAATACCTATCCCTCGGGATCAGATGTTCAGCCACAGTACAATCCACAG GTAATGCCTGGAGGTTATCCTAACGGACATGGTGTCTACAGCCCAGCGCAGAGTCAGTATTCAACAAGTGGTTTCCACCCATCCAACCCTTTCTACTGTGCTGACCCTCAGAGACCAGCTCCAGGTCCTTATCCTAACCAGGGCTGTCCAGCTGAGCAGAGCAGTGGGCCGTCCAGCCAGCCACACTCTCAGCACCAACATCATCACTATCCTGGTCCACACTGTCAAGGG GCTCCCGGATATCCTCCTGGACCGTACCCTCACTATAATGAAGGTGGTCATGCGATGCCTCCAAACCCCCCATACCCCAGTGGCCAGTCTCTCCATCCCAATCCTCAGGCGGACGCGTGGGCACACTCTGGTGCGTATGCACCCTCACAGCAACAATGGCAGCCGGGCCAACAGCCTCCACAAAGCCACTATGGAAATCCTGTCCGTCCACCACATCCCCCAGCGTGGCCAGGGACCGGAACTGGTGCTCCACCACCTTACCAACCCAAG GACCAACAGCACCAACGTGCCCCACAAGTCGGACCGAAACCCAGGCCGACTCCATCCCCAAATCCCCCTAATGGAAAGCCCGCAGAAATAAGCTCACCCCCCCAAATGTATAACAAAACTGGGAGAGGTGAGCCTAATCCTTCACAAGGTGAGCCCCCACCCTCTGCCCCGGCCCAGGCTCCAGGTCCAGCTCCAGGCCAGGTTGGACCGCAGCCCCTGAGCGATAACCCCGGCCTCGCTAAGGTCCAGCAGGTCATGGCCAGAGTGCTGCTGCTCCAGGAAGATGTCGATGAGTTTGTTGgcaaaaagacagacaagagtTACAGGTGTCTGGAGGAACTGCTGACCaaagagctgctggagctggacTCTGTGGAGACTCAGGGACAGGAGAACGTCCGGCAAGCCCGAAAGGAGGCTGTGCAGAGGATTCAGGCCATTCTGGACCAGCTGGAGAAGAAGGCCTTCTGA
- the lsm1 gene encoding U6 snRNA-associated Sm-like protein LSm1, whose protein sequence is MNYVPGTASLIDDIDKKHLVLLRDGRTLIGYLRSIDQFANLVFHQTVERIHVGKKFGDIPRGIFIVRGENVVLLGEIDVDKPCDTVLQQVSIEEILEEQRLQQQAKQETEKVKMQVLKDRGLSIPKADNLDEY, encoded by the exons ATGAACTACGTACCGGGGACGGCAAGCCTCATTGACGACATCGACA AGAAGCACCTGGTGCTGCTCCGAGATGGCAGAACACTGATCGGTTACCTCAGAAGCATTGATCAGTTTG CCAATTTAGTTTTTCATCAGACAGTTGAACGAATCCACGTGGGGAAAAAATTTGGTGACATCCCCAGAGGAATATTCATCGTGAGAGGAGAGAATGTGGTCCTGCTGGGAGAGATA gatgtgGATAAGCCCTGTGACACAGTCCTGCAGCAAGTCTCCATCGAAGAGATTCTGGAGGAGCAGCGGTTGCAGCAGCAAGccaaacaggagacagagaaagtcaAAATGCAGGTCCTAAAGGACCGAGGCCTTTCCATCCCCAAAGCTGACAACTTGGATGAATACTAA